From Methanobacterium congolense, one genomic window encodes:
- a CDS encoding PAS domain S-box protein, producing MVKENMLLVFKEKPLLINLWHVLESLGYENVNGSPFGREALEKALEFHPDIIFIENPREEDALYFETVKMLKTLKTPVITVLNPEYERTLQDDLREDYVYALKTMDLNEVRCSVEMAIHASKIQKELIRKEKRFKTLYNEAPLAYQSLNQEGFIIEVNRKWLENLGYKRVDVLGHWFGEFLTPESLEDFMNNFQRFKIDGKISGLRLVMLRKDGSKLNLLFKGRVSYDENGNFKQSHFIFQDITKQLKVEKALKESETYYKAIFENRGAASVIVEEDDIISLINSAFEDLCGYSKEEVEGKMVWYHFVSDKHLDFMKEYRSMRLEDPNSVPNNYEFELVDRAGNLKNILITVSMIPGTRKSLMSLMNITKLKDTENELKNSLKEKDLLLKEVHHRVKNNMQIISSLLSLQSSYIEDENVRTLFQESQNRIRSMAMVHEKLYKSENMSKIDFKQYMSDLVDSLSYNHRINPDNVKKKMESVLFDVETAIPCGLILNELVTNTFKHAFPNGNIGEITVELCKKGSTVFMKVSDNGIGFPEDIDFKNTKSLGLKLVNSLVMQMDGEIQLDRTNGTKFTVSFTRSNE from the coding sequence ATGGTCAAAGAAAATATGTTGTTGGTTTTTAAAGAAAAGCCCCTTTTAATTAACCTTTGGCATGTTTTAGAGTCTTTAGGTTATGAAAATGTTAATGGATCCCCTTTTGGAAGGGAAGCCCTAGAAAAAGCTCTGGAATTTCATCCGGACATAATTTTTATTGAAAATCCTCGAGAAGAGGATGCTCTTTATTTTGAAACAGTTAAAATGCTTAAAACATTGAAAACCCCTGTGATAACTGTTTTAAATCCGGAGTATGAAAGAACTTTGCAGGATGATCTCAGGGAGGATTATGTATACGCACTGAAAACAATGGATTTAAATGAGGTCAGATGCTCTGTAGAAATGGCTATTCATGCATCTAAAATACAAAAAGAACTTATAAGAAAGGAAAAAAGATTCAAAACACTATACAACGAGGCACCCCTTGCATATCAATCCCTGAATCAGGAAGGATTTATAATAGAGGTTAACAGAAAGTGGCTTGAGAACTTAGGCTATAAACGTGTGGATGTGCTTGGGCACTGGTTTGGAGAATTTCTCACACCAGAATCTCTGGAAGATTTTATGAACAACTTTCAACGTTTCAAGATTGATGGAAAAATTTCTGGATTGAGACTTGTGATGCTGCGTAAAGATGGATCCAAGCTGAATCTTTTATTCAAAGGAAGGGTGAGTTACGATGAAAATGGAAACTTCAAACAAAGTCACTTCATCTTTCAGGATATAACAAAACAATTAAAGGTAGAAAAAGCTCTCAAGGAATCTGAAACTTATTATAAAGCAATATTTGAAAATAGGGGTGCTGCAAGTGTTATAGTTGAGGAAGATGACATAATTTCCCTTATAAACAGTGCCTTTGAAGATCTCTGTGGCTACTCCAAGGAGGAAGTTGAGGGGAAAATGGTTTGGTATCACTTTGTTTCAGATAAACATCTGGATTTTATGAAGGAGTATCGCAGTATGAGACTTGAAGATCCCAATTCAGTTCCCAATAACTATGAATTTGAATTGGTTGATAGGGCGGGTAACCTTAAGAACATCCTCATAACTGTTTCAATGATACCTGGAACCCGTAAAAGTTTGATGTCCCTCATGAACATCACTAAGTTGAAGGACACCGAGAACGAACTCAAAAATTCCCTCAAAGAGAAGGATCTGCTCTTGAAGGAGGTTCATCACCGTGTTAAAAACAACATGCAGATCATCTCAAGTCTCCTGAGTCTTCAGTCCAGTTACATCGAGGATGAGAATGTAAGAACGCTTTTCCAGGAGAGTCAGAACCGTATCAGATCCATGGCAATGGTCCATGAAAAACTCTACAAATCAGAGAACATGTCAAAAATAGATTTTAAGCAGTACATGTCTGATTTAGTGGATAGCCTATCCTACAATCACAGGATAAATCCAGACAACGTTAAGAAGAAGATGGAGTCTGTTCTCTTCGATGTGGAAACAGCAATTCCATGTGGACTTATCCTAAATGAACTGGTTACAAACACTTTCAAGCACGCATTTCCAAATGGAAACATAGGAGAAATTACAGTTGAACTCTGCAAAAAGGGGAGTACTGTGTTCATGAAGGTTTCAGATAATGGAATAGGATTTCCAGAGGATATAGATTTTAAAAACACAAAATCATTGGGTTTGAAGCTTGTGAACAGTTTGGTGATGCAGATGGATGGTGAAATTCAGCTCGATAGAACCAATGGGACTAAATTTACAGTATCCTTCACCAGATCAAATGAATGA